CTGGCGCTGGATCATTTGAAGAGCCTTCAATACATCCTGCCTGCTGACAATGCCCTGAAGCCTGTTTGCATCATCCACAACCGGCAATACCTCAATGCCTTCCCATACCATCATGTGGGCAGCTGAAGCGACACTCGTCGATCCGCTTACAGTCATTGGATTCTTTGTCATGATTTTCTCGATCAATATATCCTGTTCATGCCCCATAACGTCCTTCGATGTGATCATCCCTATTACTTTCATATTCTGGTCCACTACCGGGAAGCGGCTATGCAGTGTTTCATCCTTATGACGGTACCAATCCGATACCCGGTCATCTGCTTTGAGAAAAATGGTTTCAGAAACCGTCGTCAGGATATCCTCGACAAGGATGATTTCCTTTTTGATCAATTGGTCGTATATCGCACGGTTGATCATTGTCGCTACTGTAAAAGTATCATAACTGCTTGAAATGATCGGCAGCTGTAGTTCATCTGCAAGCTTTTTCACATGATCTTCGGCGTCGAAGCCCCCGGTCACTAAAACAGCTGCCCCTGCCCTTAGCGCATGTTCATGCGCTTTATCGCGGTTCCCGACAATTAGCAAGTTGCCCGCTCCTGTATAACGCATCATCGCTTCAAGTTTCATTGCACCGATGACGAATTTATTCAATGTTTTATGAAGTCCGGCGCGACCGCCCAGTACTTGTCCATCGACGATATTGACGACTTCGGCAAAAGTAAGCTTTTCAATGTTCTCTTTCTTTTTCCGCTCAATCCTGATGGTGCCGACACGTTCAATTGTGCTTACATACCCTTTATTTTCAGCATCCTTTATGGCTCTGTATGCAGTTCCTTCGCTTACGTTAAGCGCCTTGGCGATTTGGCGTACCGATATCTTTTCTCCTATTGGCAATTCATCTATATATTGAAGTATTTGTTCATGCTTAGTTGCCAAGACTTTCACCCTTTTTAATAATTTTCCGTACA
This window of the Mesobacillus jeotgali genome carries:
- a CDS encoding CBS domain-containing protein; its protein translation is MATKHEQILQYIDELPIGEKISVRQIAKALNVSEGTAYRAIKDAENKGYVSTIERVGTIRIERKKKENIEKLTFAEVVNIVDGQVLGGRAGLHKTLNKFVIGAMKLEAMMRYTGAGNLLIVGNRDKAHEHALRAGAAVLVTGGFDAEDHVKKLADELQLPIISSSYDTFTVATMINRAIYDQLIKKEIILVEDILTTVSETIFLKADDRVSDWYRHKDETLHSRFPVVDQNMKVIGMITSKDVMGHEQDILIEKIMTKNPMTVSGSTSVASAAHMMVWEGIEVLPVVDDANRLQGIVSRQDVLKALQMIQRQPQVGETLDDTVTNQLVLAKGKTKDEDIFRCQVTPQMTNHLGTVSYGVFTTIVTEAANRVLRGYKKGDLVVENMTIYFMKPVQIDSVIEIYPKVLEVGRKFGKVDIEAFNDGVLVGKAMMMCQLIDRH